The stretch of DNA GGTAACCTCATGGGTATCAGTAGTTTCTGTAAGACACACTGGGGTAATCAGTGGGCTCCTGCTGGTCAACCAATTGAACAGCCATCCACGAGCCAGTCAATGGTTAGCGATGATCATCGAAATCAAATAATGACGTTCGATCATCAGCTACATCAACAAATTCAGCAGCAATTATCTGTTGAACAATTGCAACTCTTGACTCAACTTCAAGTAAAtgaacaaacaaacaaaaaccTTCCCCAAATTACAAAGTTCTAATTCTTGttcctttctttcttcttttcttttcttttgggggcctcttttgttgttgttgtgtgtAGAATCAACAAAATCAATCTCTATCCATGATTCCAACATCATCAATTGATCAACAACATCTCTCAAATAATATAACATCTCTCGCATCGTCCCTTGCCCTCGCCCAGCAACCGGGGCAGGTGCAGCAGTCGCAGTTAATGACACAACTGCCGGCAACATTGGATCTGCAGCAGCAACAAAATTTGTCTGGTGATGCCCAACAGCAGACAAAGTTTGTCTTCAATGTTGACATTGAGAAGCAATCGCCGGCACTGCAGTTGCTGTTCCAAATGCCAccgcaacagcagcagcagcagcagcaacagcaaatGCAACAAGCAGCTGGGTCAACCATCATTTCCAGCCCAATTCAGCAACAATttcagcagcaacagcagcaaatCATTGCGTCGCAAATTGCCCAAACGCAGACGAGTGGTTTGCTAAGTGGACAGGGTGTTGATCTTCAGCAATCCATCCAACAGGTCCAGCTGCCGTcgaatttaacaattttgcaaCCACATCAAATACTTTCAAAGGCCCAACAAATGCAGAATTGTTCTCAAAGCTCAcaagtaaaaattcttttctatctgactaaaatctgaataaaaataaacaaacaaaataatcCTTTGCAGGCTGTTGCAACGCAAACCCAACAATTGCCGTCGGGTGCATCAATGACAGCTGTTACGGCATTAGCCCAACAACATCAGCAAAATCTCAACAATATCATCCCAAGCCCCACACTTGAGGGTACAGTGCAAACACCAACATCAGCGGTACCGGCGGTGGCATCGTCCGTTGCCATCTCAACTGCTGTGAAAACGAATGGAATTGTTGCGGGTGGAGGTAAGAAAGGATCTGATAAAACATCTCGCAAGGAGAGCAAACGGTATTCGGTAGCAAGACAAGCTCCTGCCGGTAGTCAAGTAGGATTTAATTTTGACGCTTCAGGTACAACATTTGTTAATCCACaagatttttatattatttttgtttctttattcTTGACATTTCGctcattttgcattatttgaattgattttttaatttgttaaatttattaatcaattctcttttcctttttcttcttccattttGTGGCTGTTCTGGAATTGGAACAACTTCAGGTGCAGCAGCAcagcaacagcaacaacaGTGCGCTGTACAGGGAGCAAGTCCACCGGATAAGACGATTGATGTGGATTCAGAGACAGATTCAAATCACGATACAGCCCTTACGCTGGCATGTGCTGGAGGGCATGAGGATTTGGTGGAATTGCTGATAAGTCGGGGTGCAAATATTGAGCATAGAGACAAGAAGGGGTTCACACCGCTCATCCTTGCGGCAACGGCGGGTCATGATAAAGTTGTTGAGGCACTGCTTAAGTACGGAGCGGAGATGGAGGCACAGTCGGAGAGGACAAAGGATACTCCACTGTCGCTTGCCTGCTCTGGCGGGAGGTACGAAGTTGTGGAACTTCTACTTAATATTGGGGCGAATAAGGAGCACCGAAATGTGTCTGATTATACGCCACTGAGTCTTGCCGCAAGTGGGGGGTATGTGAATATAATAAAACTACTCCTGAGTCATGGTGCGGAGATAAATTCGCGCACTGGCAGCAAATTGGGGATCTCCCCGCTAATGCTGGCCGCAATGAATGGACATACTCAAGCTGTGAAACTCCTCCTTGATATGGGTTCCGATATAAATGCCCAAATTGAGACAAATCGCAACACTGCCCTGACGCTGGCGTGCTTCCAGGGGCGCCATGAAGTGGTGAATTTGCTGTTGGAACGTAAAGCAAATGTTGAGCATCGCGCAAAGACGGGCCTCACGCCACTCATGGAGGCAGCAAGTGGGGGCTACATCGATGTGGGACGCGTGCTGCTGGACAAGGGGGCCGATGTGAATGCTGCTCCTGTTCCATCCTCCCGAGATACAGCTCTCACAATTGCCGCCGATAAGGGACATGTGAAGTTTGTGGAACTTCTCCTGTACCGCGGTGCAGCTGTGGAGGTGAAGAACAAGAAAGGTAATTCCCCCCTATGGCTAGCTGCAAATGGTGGGCACTTGGCAGTTGTTGAGATCCTCTATGCACACGACGCTGACATTGATTCACAAGATAATCGCAAAGTCTCCTGCCTCATGGCAGCATTCCGCAAGGGGCACACAAAGGTTGTCAAATGGATGGTGAACCATGTCACGCAATTCCCATCTGATCAGGAAATGACGCGATATATTTCGACTGTGAGTGATAAGGAGTTGCTGGATAAATGTCATGAATGTGTCAAGGTCATCCGGGCGGCAAAGGAAGCGCAGGCAGTGAAGGCAAATAAGAATGCCTCAATTCTCCTCGAGGAATTGGATATGGAGAAGAATCGGGAGGAGAGTCGAAAGGCAGCTGCTGCGAGGAGGCGTGAgcggaagaagaagaagaagctggagaagaaggaggaaaagaGAAAGCTCAATGAACCCAAGAATGCCCAGGATGATAAGGATGATGATAAAGATGACGAGAGTGATGGGGAGAAGGATGAATCAAGCCCTGAGAATGTTCCGCCACACGATAAGGAGGAAGGAGATTCGGGAATTGATGCCAATAGCCAAGGGTCGTGCTCAAGTGCCGATGTAAAGTCGAGCAATCTCATGGAGAAGCAGAGTAAGTTGACGAAGGCGAagaagaggaaggaaaaaacgGCAACTGTTCAGCCGCAACCGTCAACGTCACAACCGCAAATTGTGCGATCAAAGAGCCCACCTCCCAATCCCATTGATTTGGTGGTGAAGAACAAGCGAGAAGAGAGTGTGATTAAGAGTACGAAGAATCCCAAGGATGTGGCGAGAGAAATGCGTGAGCAGAGGGATGCAAAGAGGGAGATTAAGCAGGAAGGACGACGTGAGGAGATCAAAATGCCCGAGCAGGCGGCAAAGAGATCAGTTGAGAAGGAGAATCTTGCACCACGTGAGGAGTTCAGATCGAAGAATCAGCGAGGAGAGAAGAAATCTGAGTATGCTAGTAGTTTAGCGGCAAGTCGTGAGAGTGGTGGAGCGCAGAAAAGTGCATCCCAACCGATTCAGCCGAATGGAGCTGATGGGGCGTCCGGAAGTCGCAAAGTTGTCTACTTCCCGCGACATTTGTCCGATCATGAGATAATTGAGTCAACATCATCGTCATATAGCATGAAGAGTGGCAAGAATTCCTCCAAGAGTCATTCCCATGATGATTCATCGAAGAATTCCAGCAGCATGAAACAAGCGGGGAAACGCGAAGAAGGTTGGAAGGAGGTGGTTCGCAAGAGTTCCGTGCAACAGCAGGTGTCATCACTGAGTGAGCCGAGTTGCAAGAAGATTGCCGTACCGACGCATGCTATATCACGCGTTATCGGACGCGGTGGGAGCAATATAAATGCAATAAGAGCTGCCACCGGTGCTCATATTGAAGTTGAGAAGCAGAGCAAATCCCAATGTGATCGATGGATCACAATAAAGGGATCAGCGGATGCAACAAGACAAGCGCACTCTCTCATTGGGACCCTCATAAAGGATCCCGATGTTGATATTCTGCAAATTCTGCAGAAGGTCAATTCGAATGTGAAACCCGTTCCACCGTCCCCATCAATTGGTCCGATTGGATACTGGGGCGAGAAACCACCGACTACAACGGCATCGAGCAGCTACACCGCTTCCACATCTATCGCTACAACGTCGTCGAGTGCAGTTCAGATTAAGACAACGAGTATGGCGAAGCAACAGATTGCCAACTCATCAAAGCAGATTCCCGCGAGTGCTGCCTCCTCGGTTGTTACCACAAAGATAATGTCCTCATCGGCATCGACGGCAAATACTTCGCGTACTGCTCAATCGAAGGTGTATCAGTCGAGTCATCAGCAGAGTCGATCTGGTGGTGCTATCTCCAGCAATGCCGGGAATACATCGCGTTCCAATCCCGAAATTCTCAAACGTCCCGTCGTCTCGAGCGCCGTGAGTGTCTCCAGCGGTAGCAATACCACAAAGACCACCATGTCCTTCACGGGGGCCATTATGTCGCTCAAATCGACGACAACGAAGAACATAACACCAGCTATGAGTATGTCCGGGCCACCGGGAACATTTGCCTCGAAACTCCTGACGAGCCAGGCGAGTGATGCTAAGAAGGTCATGACATCCAGCGTGACAACAATTGTCACATCAACATCAACTCTCATGGCGAGTAGTGCGGCCCAGCAATCAGCTGCCCCCGCCAGTGTTGTGCAAATGAGTCCCAAGCACCACAGTGTGAGTGCCAATAGTCAAAACCTGCCGGCACCGTTTGCCAATACGCCGCAACAAGCACCGCCGAATGTGGGTGTTATTGGTTCGAATGCAAAGCCACCGCCATTCTCGCAGGCGACCATTGAAACGGCCACATCGAGCATTGGCAATGCAAATGGACCACCGCGTTCCATCACACCAATTGGTCCGCCAATAGCGAGGAATGTAACACAATCACCGCTTCTGCAGAAGCAACAAGCACTGCCTGTGTCGTCGTCCATGTCAGACACGAGTCTCGCTGTGGGATCAGCAATACATCAGAGTGGCAACACTGGTGCCGGTGGTAGCGGTAGTACGGCAAGTAGCATTGCTGCGCAGCTTCAGACGAAGATAAGTCAGCTGCACGGTGCCCAGGCGCATGAGTATTCGCTCTTCAATGACAACTACGGGAGTCAGTGGGAGAGTAAGCAGATGTACAACAATGTTGCACCACTGCAGGCGGATGCATCCAAAGCACCTGGGTATCGTGGGAATACCGTCAGTAGTCCAGTTAGCATAAAGACGAGCAGTCAATCCATCACACCACCATCAACTGGGCACCATCTCAGTGTGGCACCGTCAACGGGGAATGCTGCTACGACTCTCATCACCACCGCCACGGGTACTGCACAATCGCAAACGTCGCAAAATCTCTCCGGGGCTTCGGTTCAGGTGACACCGTCTGCTCAGGTGTACGATCTATCGCAGTCAGCTTCAAGCGGCGGTAGTGGTGTCTCCATAATTAAACCACCAACAACGCAGACAATTCAACCACCACCGCCGTCAAATTTGGCCGTGCAGCGTCCAATTATGAGCAACATGTCACAAGTAAGCCAACACACAAAGAATTTCCCTTCTTCACTCAAGAACAATTCTCAAtcgaataattttctcaaggtCCGACCTGTGGGCTCCCAGATGGATTCATATTCGAGTGGTGTACAAGCACCCGTTGGCAGTGGTGCAGGAGCACGTCAGAATCTATTTGACAACCTGCAGTCGCAATCCTCGATGAATGCAAGTGGAACGAGCGGAAGTAGTGCATCGTCGTCGCAGCATATGCTCAACTACAGCCAAAATTCCGATGCCAGCCACCCACCGCCGTTCCAGCATCTCGGACTCGGTGCTGGGAATCCCCTTCATATGTCGCGTCTCAATCCCCGTGCCACGGTCTTTTCTTCGatgcagcaacagcagcagcaggcTCCGCCACAGCCGCAGCAACAAGTGTCGCAGGCATCAAAGTCGacgcagcagcaacagcagcagcatccGAATCAATTTGGGAATATCTTCCAGCAGAATCAGGGCACAGCCGGTGGGGCACCTGGCGGGGGAAATAGTGGCGGTGGCAGTATGAGTGGGCAGTACAGCAAGATGCCACCACTTGCATCGTACAACCCAACACCAGGACGTCCTCAATCGCAGCCACAGCCACAgacgcagcagcagcaacctGGGTCTCAGGGGCAGGTTAATAACAATGGACGCTGGTACGATTTATCCCATCTGCCGTCACCGCGGGAGATCCTCAACATGGAGAATGGATTCACGCTCAATTTGGGCTCACCGTCCTCCATGTCTCCCAATAATCCACCCCAAGCCACGACAAATGGTGTGCTGTCCAATCAAACGGCGGACGATAGTAGGAAGATGCCGCGACCAATTGGCACAGAACGTGCCAGCTGGAAGTACGGGTACAACTCGAATGTTGTCACGCAGAATCAACCGCCGCAAATGCCAATGGAGATGGATAATTCGGGACAAATGCACCCGTGGATTGTCGATAAGCAGCCATGGATGATGCCCATGCGCAATCAATATGTTCCCACAGATGACCTCCATCCTCACGATCATTTTtcggtgagtttttttctagaaaatttctttttttgaaaagaatttttttatttttggggatttttggGGTTTGTTTTTGggaattattcaaaagaaattagtaatttattgcaaattttaagaaaaaacttgttGAGATTACCAGGGaatgaataatgaaaaaaaagtagaatttcaaacattagaaaggaaatttaaaacgttaaaattgcataaaaaatttcaagagcTGTTTACGAAGAAAATCATCGGAAATGCAGCCCAAGAATAAAAGCACTCCTTTTCTGCTCACTAGCGGCGTTTCGTCAAATTTATTGACATCCTCAGGCTCTATTAAAGGACAAACATTTCTGTCAATACAATTTCAAGTTCacgaaaaaatacaaaattcttcaattctcTCTTCTCAAGCTTAACAAAGAAACTTACAGAGCAAGTACGGAGCACTTATGTCACAAAAACATaaggagaagaataaaaaaccaACGTTAAACACAACATTACTGCGAGCATCTCcatgaaaaacattaaaatattcttgcattaaaataatttaacgtAAAAACTGAGAAATCAAAAGGATTTCCAGCGTTTTCTTTGCTGTTGGAGCTGTGTATTTGAAAGTAATTATCGTTAGGGCTTAATAATGTCAATCTTTATAAATCTCGGCTTctagaatctttttttaaccTTAAAATATTCGCTGGAATACATTTCTCGTAAAGCTCTTGGAGTTTCcagtttttaaaatatctttcagttaaaatatttttattgagtgATGAGGAAGAAATAAGTTTTAATCGTTGGAAATAAgatcaaactttaaaaaaaaacgtcaaacgttaagaaaagaaacataaaactaaaaaaatgcGTCATGCaacagaaaagaaacgtcaaagggtaaatagaaatgtcaaattgaagaaaaaaaacgtcaaacgttagaactgaaatgtcaaacggcaacaaaatgataaatcaaaatacaacgcattaataatttaaacaaatcCCAATaaaaaacgtaagaaaattgaaagaattttatggaaaataaaaaaaaaagtaatttatggATAATTTTTAGAACCTTTTGAATGATTCTTTCAATCCTTCTTCATCTCTATTCTTTACCTGTGTAGTGTGctaaatatttatgcaaaataaaattacatgcGGAGGAGTaagtaaaagaaatgagaaaatggtATAAACTTTagtgaaataatttgatttgggattattttttttcttaaattttaatcttcaaatttaattattttaaaagaaattgcaaaataattctaatGCAATGTTCTCTATTTTCTCGAATGCTGCGgctttcttctttctttttatctttagCACATGCAATTGGACTACCATCATGCTGGAGGTGGAAATGTTGGTCCTACACCgcaaaatatgaatttgatGCAGTCCCTTCAATACACACCCTTTATGCCGCACTCTGCTGATATTGGGCAACTGCCAGATAAAATAGAATCTTGGGAACCGGAAAAACATGTAAGgcatattaaataatttctcatatttttaataattaatttttgaaaaatataaaaaattaaaaatatatttagaaaaatccTATCCCCTTTAGTCGAGAATTTCTTTAGAGTAAAcaagagaatttttgcttCTAGGGCTGGAAATGGACAAATTGAGTTAGGAATGCCGTGAATTTCATCAGATATTTACACATAgtatgaagaaagaaaaaaaacttttcactaTATTCCATagaagaaagttaaaaaaaagaaatgaaatatttctctccCGATTTATTCAACATACATAAACacctttttaattattttgtttctcttcacataagaatgaaaaaaaaaactataatcaACTTCTCACAGAATGTttgctaaaagaattttaggagattgaaaacaaacaaaaaaacaagaatttaatttataaaaccaCAATGAACTTGTCCTGTTTGTCATGATGTTcttaataatacaaaaaaatatcgtaTTGAAGTTTAtacttaaaatgttttctgcTGGAagacttgaaagaaaaaaaaatatattgaaaaagaaaaatgcaccgaaactgttttttttttaagaaaacaaaaaattctctcaaatttctattttttggtTGTTTACATATTTCAAAAATCCCGACATGATATTTTTCTGCTCTTGATgtgttatttttaaagaaaaagaattaacaaaATGCAGCAATAAACTCTTAcagacatgaaaaaaaaacattttagcaaagaaaaagaaaatagacgAACCGAAtggaatattgagaaaaaaaaaacgatgaaaagtgattttaaatgggaaaatctTGTCAAAGTtggaagaataataaattagaggaaaaaacttgcgaattttcattaaaaaaaaagtactttcTAATCCCTTATTTTAACGTAATATCACATACAttctcgaaaaaaaagaattagaaatggtaatagagaaaacaaaaaaattattaaaggaCATGTGAAAGATAGAAGCAACCTTTTGCTGTTaatcattattaaaaaaaaaagaagagaaatgagaagaaaaaaatgatgaaaaagatGTATTAATAAACGTAAATTTAAAGAGATGAAAaggttaaaatgaaaaaaaaaaaacatgaaataaaattaagaaaaattaactataAAGCGCATAGAAAAATAGTTGCATgagtttaaagaaagaaaaaacaattcaaaaaaaaaatctaatgcGAAGATATTTCTTTGTGAAATCTTCTCTTGGAGCTTATGTgggttttattttctctttttttttaattgagtgcttttttttatttttcccccttttatttttttttattctattgtCCCTCCTAAACACCCCCCAACCCCATTCCCAAAAATCGTATAGTTGAGCGtaatttctttgtgaattgagagcgttaaaaaatgaataagaaaaaaaacttagttgtgggattaatttttttgcggACGTGgtgtttttaatttctatattttcctaatttttcttttttttgtttttttaagtatCCGCGCCTTGtagggagattttttttctcgtttttaataataaatgctTCGAACCCTTCGAACGTACTTTTTtcgagatttatttttttttaattttgctctttgctatatttaaaaaaaaagaaaaacaaatattaaaatgacaaatcgaaaatgaatgaaaaaatatttaaaaaaaatattgctgtCGGCTTTGAGTTGTTTTTTGAGAATGTAAAACTTTTTCCCCTCG from Lutzomyia longipalpis isolate SR_M1_2022 chromosome 1, ASM2433408v1 encodes:
- the LOC129787968 gene encoding ankyrin repeat and KH domain-containing protein mask isoform X8, with the translated sequence MQNVGPSDGLKRESKVSVRGSTGRNKMSTPSNKFTSNTSSPTKSDTETFPEFQPRVTDSSESDEESVSEILLACLCLRPDLLVDSFPLDQNDLVEIQGSCSDSCENDDNEDDEEDDEDDEEDEEADVHINDGRPKYLLECDDRDSDQGQHDTKARLEALLEAADEAAQALNRMRSDSSPRDKNLLSRSLIAACTDNDVNAVRRLLGEGNSTINEGTDDGESLLSLACSAGYYELAQVLLAMSAQVEDRGQKNDCTPLMEAASAGHVDIIKLLISHGADVNAQSSTGNTPLMYACAGGHVAAVQELLANGANVEDHNENGHTPLMEAASAGHVEVAKILLDHGAGINTHSNEFKESALTLACYKGHLDMVRFLLEAGADQEHKTDEMHTALMEASMDGHVEVARLLLDSGAQVNMPTDSFESPLTLAACGGHVDLAMLLIERGANIEEVNDEGYTPLMEAAREGHEEMVALLLSQGANINAQTEETQETALTLACCGGFLEVADYLIKNGADIELGASTPLMEAAQEGHLDLVKFLLENNADVHAQTQTGDTALTYACENGHTEVAEVLLYYRAELEHESEGGRTPLMKACRAGHICTVKFLIAKGADVNRQTTNNDHTPLSLACAGGHQAVVELLLKSGADPFYKLKDNSTMLIEAAKGGHIGVVQLLLDYPHSMSNANQMPQTPTDVITNSQLMIYAEQQQKLQKQLPQPIQPIVLHQPKQQGAQQSTQQTHLAQNQQLVTAPPGLHDVPEAIRVSNHQILHQQQLQGKDDGQQQQQQMMAAAADVAGTNVILDSVKGGLTAPQTDSILAQMRMFQMQAGFTDGLAQGLALAQPSVVNQIVGNVVDGNQQMQQQQHIAPQPPNNVASGNQQITAKQKGLSRKGRPSVIPYDSNLTTSEAQQVRSQPLGEDENSIYVTTNLPTAEKKILEEFHKNTNLQVLCEGGVPSTLLPSSAYVDITTPSAQEINIGMLCGASGISLTSGTPILGRMPAGGPIQSAAVATFVAGGKATDNNTFLITTSSFPTSINQSVTTTTATSGTSAQASTAAIPSTTTSTQIIAPSEVSQNTAISDRPKVKPVSKKDGKGNIRKSGSVLQQNQMVSIYNNLPVIPSSEQNLQLLQQSLATLSLAQQQQQQQQPGAPQTLIQQQLANITQNIQQISHLQSVNRQMPPSSPGKQPIPPNLVPATSSTLPVSGDCGTESTSTLTSITQNLNNQNILGTSESDEQLNSQWNQKMWQMVAQLPNHPLQKIAQRFIADQLKSPTENQLTGGSGSGANCGLPTSPNNSSKNIANNNDYSVISRMMSEVMHDISSDLNPEFVQQHPQQDDSMMHPKSVHVNQQFLLQQNDGQQIEQGDSEDHLHMFSVDDSDAETIGDCEIYPALDESLESLNVDDVTNVATVTTIDGSKESICNYEWADYIDDAINALHSGTDIPVAIQQEMAANLNCPDLADAYAMGNLMGISSFCKTHWGNQWAPAGQPIEQPSTSQSMVSDDHRNQIMTFDHQLHQQIQQQLSVEQLQLLTQLQNQQNQSLSMIPTSSIDQQHLSNNITSLASSLALAQQPGQVQQSQLMTQLPATLDLQQQQNLSGDAQQQTKFVFNVDIEKQSPALQLLFQMPPQQQQQQQQQQMQQAAGSTIISSPIQQQFQQQQQQIIASQIAQTQTSGLLSGQGVDLQQSIQQVQLPSNLTILQPHQILSKAQQMQNCSQSSQAVATQTQQLPSGASMTAVTALAQQHQQNLNNIIPSPTLEGTVQTPTSAVPAVASSVAISTAVKTNGIVAGGGKKGSDKTSRKESKRYSVARQAPAGSQVGFNFDASGAAAQQQQQQCAVQGASPPDKTIDVDSETDSNHDTALTLACAGGHEDLVELLISRGANIEHRDKKGFTPLILAATAGHDKVVEALLKYGAEMEAQSERTKDTPLSLACSGGRYEVVELLLNIGANKEHRNVSDYTPLSLAASGGYVNIIKLLLSHGAEINSRTGSKLGISPLMLAAMNGHTQAVKLLLDMGSDINAQIETNRNTALTLACFQGRHEVVNLLLERKANVEHRAKTGLTPLMEAASGGYIDVGRVLLDKGADVNAAPVPSSRDTALTIAADKGHVKFVELLLYRGAAVEVKNKKGNSPLWLAANGGHLAVVEILYAHDADIDSQDNRKVSCLMAAFRKGHTKVVKWMVNHVTQFPSDQEMTRYISTVSDKELLDKCHECVKVIRAAKEAQAVKANKNASILLEELDMEKNREESRKAAAARRRERKKKKKLEKKEEKRKLNEPKNAQDDKDDDKDDESDGEKDESSPENVPPHDKEEGDSGIDANSQGSCSSADVKSSNLMEKQSKLTKAKKRKEKTATVQPQPSTSQPQIVRSKSPPPNPIDLVVKNKREESVIKSTKNPKDVAREMREQRDAKREIKQEGRREEIKMPEQAAKRSVEKENLAPREEFRSKNQRGEKKSEYASSLAASRESGGAQKSASQPIQPNGADGASGSRKVVYFPRHLSDHEIIESTSSSYSMKSGKNSSKSHSHDDSSKNSSSMKQAGKREEGWKEVVRKSSVQQQVSSLSEPSCKKIAVPTHAISRVIGRGGSNINAIRAATGAHIEVEKQSKSQCDRWITIKGSADATRQAHSLIGTLIKDPDVDILQILQKVNSNVKPVPPSPSIGPIGYWGEKPPTTTASSSYTASTSIATTSSSAVQIKTTSMAKQQIANSSKQIPASAASSVVTTKIMSSSASTANTSRTAQSKVYQSSHQQSRSGGAISSNAGNTSRSNPEILKRPVVSSAVSVSSGSNTTKTTMSFTGAIMSLKSTTTKNITPAMSMSGPPGTFASKLLTSQASDAKKVMTSSVTTIVTSTSTLMASSAAQQSAAPASVVQMSPKHHSVSANSQNLPAPFANTPQQAPPNVGVIGSNAKPPPFSQATIETATSSIGNANGPPRSITPIGPPIARNVTQSPLLQKQQALPVSSSMSDTSLAVGSAIHQSGNTGAGGSGSTASSIAAQLQTKISQLHGAQAHEYSLFNDNYGSQWESKQMYNNVAPLQADASKAPGYRGNTVSSPVSIKTSSQSITPPSTGHHLSVAPSTGNAATTLITTATGTAQSQTSQNLSGASVQVTPSAQVYDLSQSASSGGSGVSIIKPPTTQTIQPPPPSNLAVQRPIMSNMSQVSQHTKNFPSSLKNNSQSNNFLKVRPVGSQMDSYSSGVQAPVGSGAGARQNLFDNLQSQSSMNASGTSGSSASSSQHMLNYSQNSDASHPPPFQHLGLGAGNPLHMSRLNPRATVFSSMQQQQQQAPPQPQQQVSQASKSTQQQQQQHPNQFGNIFQQNQGTAGGAPGGGNSGGGSMSGQYSKMPPLASYNPTPGRPQSQPQPQTQQQQPGSQGQVNNNGRWYDLSHLPSPREILNMENGFTLNLGSPSSMSPNNPPQATTNGVLSNQTADDSRKMPRPIGTERASWKYGYNSNVVTQNQPPQMPMEMDNSGQMHPWIVDKQPWMMPMRNQYVPTDDLHPHDHFSHMQLDYHHAGGGNVGPTPQNMNLMQSLQYTPFMPHSADIGQLPDKIESWEPEKHGWKWTN